Part of the Anoplopoma fimbria isolate UVic2021 breed Golden Eagle Sablefish chromosome 4, Afim_UVic_2022, whole genome shotgun sequence genome, agtttagtgtgtaatcatgctaacatttgccaaTTACCCTAAACGAGAACTACAGTTGAGGCTGATGGGGATCTAATTAGTTTTGTGGGTagttggtcataaaccaaaattATCGAACTCAAAATGCTGACCTGATGCTAGTGCTAGGTGAAAAGTTACAATTTATTAAGGTTTTTGCAAGATGTTCATGGCAATCAATCTAAAAGCTGTTgagatattacatttttaggtTTAAAAGAGAACATGCAGATAACTGTGTTGAGAGTCCTTTGGTAGAAATAACAGTGTGAgtagatttatttaattatcacTTTTCTCATAGAAGCTTAAAATTCAGTATCttttccaaaaatataaaagatcaaaacaagtgaAGTCCAGGAGACTTTGAGCCGCGGGGCTTTTTGTCAAACTGAAAGGTCACTAATGCTCCTCAGATGAGTGTTCGTGGCATCAGGTGATTTATAAGGTTGTCTCCACAAtgttgaaaacaacaacatttgatacattttgctGCGTGGCAGTCAATGAGAAGAGGTAAAAGCACAGCAAAGCAGTGACTTTAAATCAGACATTACTCatcttgaaaagaaaagaaacaataacGTGTTATCATTGTTAGAATCACATACATGATTTATGTCGATGTGTAAATTGTGGTCACAGGAAATGTAAATACAACTATTAGCAGCCTAATAAAAGTCTTTGTTTTGTAGGATAGTGGCTGTGActaacatattattatattgttacatttttaaataaattgttatgCAACTATATACTTCATATACAGTTCAGCACTTTAGTCCAGTGGTTTTAAACATAAGGGTTAAGCCTTGTCCAcagggtcacaagataaatctgagcaGATGATTCATTTTGTAGGAAAAAGTACGGTTCACAAATATGTATTCAACAAACCAGAGTCATACAGAATGTCTCAAAATCAGAGCCTGCATTTGAACAATATACACAATCTTCCTTCAAGTTGTGTtgaaaaagaaatcatgaaattgttttatgaatagataaagtaaaagaacatcaataaatcaaatgtaaaatgaaatgaaataaaggtTGCATTgagataatgataatattaagtAAGAATATTCTTTCCAAGTATTTTACAAGATAATGTGtaatttctgtattttacaTAAAGTATTCAGGTAAGATTGTTAACTTgttcaatatttaattataatatgtattatttattcttataaCTTATAATTATTAACCATATTTTTTGGTCTTCCATGtttacataaacaaaaagaGGCTGTCAGGGTTATTGGAAttgataaattaaattgttttatgaatagataaagtaaaagcaaatcaataactaaaatgtaaaatgaaatgaaataaaggtTGCATtgagataatgataataataagtaaGAATATTCTTTCCAAGTATTTTACAATATAATGTGtaatttctgtattttacaTAAAGTATTCAGGTAAGATTGTTAACttattcaatatttaattataatatgtattatttattcttataaCTTATAATTATTAACCGTATTTCTTGGTCTTCCAtgtttacataaacacaaagaggCTGTCAGGGTTAATAGAACGAGACCTCCGCGGAGTCACGTGACCTCCGATAGCGGAAGTAGCTGCGAGGGTTCAACTCCACGGCGATCATGCTCCCGACTAGTTGTTAATTAACAGTCTGTCGGGACTCGGGCGATCTCACCGAGCAGTGGCAGCTGAAAGACGAGTGAAAAGCGGGCACACCACCTGACAAAGGCGGCGTTAACGTATCGAGGTACGgtccctgctgtgtgtgtgtgtgtgtgtgtgtgtgtgtgtgtgtgtgtgtgtgtgtgtgtgtgtgtgtgtgtgtgtgtgtgtgtgtgtgtgtgtgtgtgtgtgtgtgtgtgtctctgtgtgtgtgtgtgtgtgtgtgtgtgtgtgtgtgtgtgtgtctgtgtgtgtgtgtctgtgtgtgtgtgtgtctgtgtgtgtgtgtctgtgtgtgtgtgtgtgtgtgtgtctgtctctgtgtgtgtgtgtgtgtgtgtgtgtgtgtgtgtgtgtgtgtgtgtgtgtgtgtgtcgctaaGACCCGAGTTAACGGAGCCGTCGAGTGTGAACGCCACCACGCTAGGCGGCTACCGGCGTGTAAGCCCGGTCAGATTAACGGTACGGTGACGTTGTGTTCATGCTGTGAGGAAACGCTCCTGTGAATGTCGACGAGTAGGTCAGCTGATAACACGCCTGACCGTCCTGCGTTAGTTGTTCCTGTCGAGCTGCCCGACTAGTCCAACAAGCATAACGAGATTAACGCTGTTCACTAACAAAGGATCTCCTAGCATTTAATACTTTAACACTTTAACATAATCTCTTGATATAGGCAGCAGTCGGTACAAGTTGTTGTCCGTCTCatctttctccttcctcccacTGGGGTCCTGGTTGTGGACTTGCTTGCAGTGGGTCGACAGTAACTGGTAGTTCATGAAGGTTTCGTTGCACACCGAGCACTGGTACCgcctctctcctgtgtgatggaTTTCATGCTTAGTTCTGTACTCGGCCAGTGCAAAGACCTTGTTACAGTAGCGACATGGATACTTCTTTTCCCACGAGTGGGTGTTGAAGTGACGACGGAGACTCGTCAGAACATTACGTAGAAGGTCTTCCAGTCCATGATGAGCTCATAGTGGTCCTCGAGCTCCGTTTTGGTCTTCTTCGTGTTTGGGCCTCCCTTCGGTGAGGTGGGTGTTTTATCAAGAGGTTTCAGAGGCGTGGCCATCAATGACCTCTTCCCTTTGTTGGCTTTAGAGCCGCCTTGGTCATCAGACAAATCTAAGAGCTTTAATTTGAAATCCCCTTGCTGGGATGAGGCAGAGACTTGCTTCTTGTGGACCCCCATTATATCGCTGGTTTCAGAGGACTGAGAGGCACTCGAGGGTTCGGGGGTGACATTGCTTGACCTGGCTGGCGTTGTTGGGGCACTTCCTGAGGAAACTCTGGCAGGGGAAGACGAGTTATTGGAGCTGCTGTCGGGACTTCGCAGAGGGCTGCTGTTGGGGATACTGGGGATTGGAACGCTGATGCTGGGAGGCTTTCCAGgacttgtttttaaagaggTCGTTGCTTTCTCTTTCGGATTTGTAACTGTGAGACTAGATTCTGCGTTTTGCTTTGATGCTGCCTTTCCTGCATCAGCTGTGTCCACATCAATTACCTCAGCAGGGACGGCTTTCTGATTAGCTGCTCTGGTTTGAGCGTCTGTTTGTGAGACAAACATAACATCACCTTCAGAGTCCGAGTCGTTGCCCGACGGCTTGCTTGTCTGATTGAATTCCTCTGCAGATATAGAAAAAGACTCGGCGATGATGGGCATCATCTCTGTGGGTGTGTCACTTTTGCTCTCGGTCTCCTTGGACAAACCAGGAAGACCCTTAACTTGTGATAGCGGTGACCCCAAGTTTGCAATGAACCTGACTCCCAGTATCTGTCCAGCATTGATGAGCTCCTCAAGCATGTCGGAGCGCACACGGATAATCTTGGAGCTGTAAATGTAGTTGAGAATCTCCTCGAAGATTTCCGCTTTAATGAAGTTTAACTCGATCACTTGTCCCGCTACACTGAAGAGCTGGTGGAAATATGTACTGGAAGCAGACAGGATCGTCTTGTGAGCTCTGAATTTCTTGTCCTGTATGATAATGGTGACGTCGCAAAATAATCCATGATTCCGCTGCTCGTTCATCGACTTCAGCACAGATGTTGAATACTGTGTGTCGGTCGCAGAGATCAGCTTGAGACTTGGCATGGCTGCATGTTACACCCAGTTGCCTTCACATGCCTCCATAACAAAAGATCTCCTAGCATTTAATAcgtatattacattacattacattacagtcatttagcagacgcttttatccaaagcgacttacaatcagtagtatattacatatcattcacacactgatgacaggctaccatgcaaggtgccaccatcagactctaactaacattcatgcaacatccagtccacaccgatggcaagccttcgggagcaacttggggttaagtgtcttgcccaaggacacatcgactgccgaagccgggtatcgaaccaccgaccctctgattggagaactaccttgctctccactacgccacagccgccccgtatATAATCTGTTGATATAGGCATGGCCCAAGGctatgtattatgtattattatgtatCTGTCCAGGCCAAAGTGTCACTAAAGGCGTCCTAAGAttcatcaaattaaaaacacaaacagggcATGCATGTTTAAAAGGAATATTTATTGAGGAcatcagagcagaaacaaaaaaaaggcatgtaAAAGGTCAAAAAGGTGTGGATGGACATTACAGACAAGcaggacatatatatatatatatatatatatatatatatatatatatatatatatatattccactTGAACCTCTAAACggataaattacattacagtcatttagcagatgcttttatccaaagcaacttacaataagtgtattcaacataggtattcaagagaactactagtcaccagaagtcataagagcatctcctttcttaaacaagcatcttaagagcataaaccagagcaaaagtacagtacagaaacaaactaatacgaatacaataagggcaacaaactaatacgaatacaataagggcaacaaactaatacgaatacaacaagtgctaagtggaaggcatTTAAGAAGGTAGTACTTCTTAAATGCACGTTTCCATAAAATACCAGAGAAGGGAGAAGTTGATCACTGGAAGCAGACCTGACTGCAGGAGTAAAAGTGTTTCAGACTCTGGCTCCTTATGCATGTGTCAGTTATTCAGATGACGTTTCGGTCTTCAGGCcttttttaattatagaaaGACACACTGATTTGTTAGGACACACTGATTTGTTAGGCCATGCTTCAGTCACACATCTGGCGGTGATTAGATCATTATGTTTCACCATTAGAGTtaggaaaaaaagtcacacccTAGTGACACGATTAGTATTTGCTCTTCTGTTGATTTGGGCTGCAAGTGGCAGTTAAACTAAGTCATGGATGACTTTCTATAGCAAACTCAAGTTGGCATATTTTAATTAGTCATCCCAATTTAAAAttagatgggttttttttatttattgagaaGTGATGGATTGATTAATCCGCCAATCAATTTGTTGATTGAAGTTTTTCTctgtgaaatgtcagaaaaaggtaaaaaccATTTTCATTACATGCCTTACACAAAGTAATTGATTCTACtggctgaaaatgaaatgcaatatttaaattAGAGCTTAAAAAAACTAGTTGATTCATCAATTACTCAATcaacaaaagaaatgtatagGCACCTATTCGAGTAAGGGAATCAttatttcagtcattttctaGCTCTAAAATCAGACAAATTTGTTTTCAGCTTCTCATATGtgaatatgatatatattaatttaacttCTTTAGTATATGATGATGGTAAACTGGATATTTTTGTGATGGGCTTTTTCCATATTTGGATATTTAACCATACAAGTGCAGCCTTCTCATTTTGTACAAATTGTAAGTAACAATGTCCCTCACACAACGTGAAATCACTGAGATGAAGAATCAGAGGCAGCACAACTATTATAATAAATTGTACCGTTTGAGGCTAAAGctacattaattcattttctctctcgTCCAGTGTCTGCTGCCAAGATGTTGTCTGAAGGAGGATATTTCATGAAGGGGATGGTCATGGGAGCCCTCTTCTGCTTGCTGCTGTCGCTCCTGGGTAGTTTCAGGTTTGGCACGGAGTCCGGGACAGAAGGCCAACATCTGCATCATCACGTCCAGGCGCCGAGTAAAGATGAGCTGACACGCCTCTCTGACAGTCACATGCAGAAGTTGAGCGATCAAGTCCAGGTCTCTTGCATCATCATGGTCCAACCCAAGATCCTTATTTACTGGGCCACTGCGCTGGATACCTGGAGCAAACACTGTGACAAAGCTGTGTTTTACACCTCTGAGTCCTCCAAAGCGCTCGAGGCGGTTGACCTGAATGAAAAAGACGACTGGGCGAGGTTACGTAAAGCTCTGCAGCATGCTTATGAGAACGCAGGAGACATGCGCTGGTTCTTTTTGGCACAAGCGACAACGTTTGCCATCATCGAGAACCTCAAATACCTGGTGCTCACCAAGGATCCCAGCGAGCCCTTCTACCTCGGCAGCGCTATGAAGTCCGGGGAGCTTGAGTATGTGTCGTATGAGAGTGGCATTGTTCTAAGTTATGAGGCGCTCAAAAGGCTAGTGCACGTGTTCCAGGATGAAGACAAATGTCCAGAAAGAGGACGCACCCTGTGGCAGCTGAGTGAAGACAAGCAGCTGGCCGTGTGTCTCAAATACACAGGTGTCTTCGCAGAGAACGGAGAAGACTCCCACGGAAAGGGCCTGTTCAACAGCAAGAGTGTGGACAGCCTGATAAAGGACAGCATGAATGCAAACCCCAATAATGTGGTGGACGGCTGCTGCTCGGACATGGCAGTCACATTCAACGGGATGTCGCCCAATCAAATGCAGGTCATGATGTTTGGAGTTTACAGACTTCGTCCTTACGGTCACGATTTTCATGACTCGTTAGTATTTAACCCTCCTAAAGGCTCAGATAACGACTAGAGACTCAATCCTTCAAGATGGATGtggcactttttaaaatgttttgcttctaTGATGGCAAACCTTACTGTGGGGAGATGGTTTTTCTAATCCTGCTTGTAAAACTTGATCCTGGTTGAGTATAATActtttatgtatatttgtacCTTTTTGCACTTGGCACAATCAGCACCCCGTTCCTTTGTggtgaaggtaaaaaaaaaaaaaaaaaaaaaaagagtctgtgGGTGTGCCGTCCTTTTTGAATGAAGATTAGCTGGGACATGTATCAAACTTGTGACATGAGACTAGGTTATCTGGAAGTTTTGGTTATGGTTATGTATCTtaactgtttgtctttttgtggtcTTAACGCTGCATTACAGTTATTAGGTGATGGCTGTTCTGAAAATAACAAGTTTCTTTAATTATGTAACTGTTCCTAGTGCTTCGCCATCTGAACCACATTATGAGTAACTTCTTTTTTATCGCTGAGAAAAGATCACCCAGCTGATTTAAAGATTGTATGTAAGCACCAATAATCAATATTGAGAGAACATCTGGTGGTCAAACCCAGCTCTAAATGAAGTGCAATTTCTTGCCATGTTGTGCTTGGTTACCTCCACTTATGAAGATTTGGACTTCACAgctaaatggaaaataatgaacCTCAATGTTGACTCCTGGGCAaagtacatactgtattttcttttgacatGCATTAGAAGGTACACGCAGTCTGGGTGTCAGCTTGACAAGAAGACtccttaaaagaaaatgtgacttttgcataattaaagtaaataaaatatatttctgattaATGTAGTTCTGTCGTGTTGAATGATCTAACAATGACAAAAGGTGGGAATAAGGATGAACGTAAGAGTGGTAGCTTCCAGGTGTGAATGCTTTACACCTTGTAAGGAATACTGTGAATCATTTTTGGTAAAGGGAAATATTTTTACAGTTAAAGGACTGCTTTGTTAATCTAAACAAATTTTATATAGAACTGTGAATGTATTCTACTGCAGGCCCCTATGTTGTACAAATAATGTATATTCATACTTTGCTGTCAGGTAAgaattgaataaatgtattgcaGTTCTCATTGATACCCTTTTACTATTGAAATATGTAGTCAGATTATAACTAAGGTTATTAGCACTACTGACTCATGCAACATGGTTCAAAAGCACCACAAAACTCTAAAATGACCTTAAAGATGAATCAACACTGAGatcaaaatgtttcaacatAAGTTGAACTGTATAACCCATGATTGTAAGATTTATTTGCATAGTTCTTATAATAAACATTTCTTTTAGTTTGGtctacctaataaagtggccactGATTGTAAACTCAACAGCACCTGAAATTCCCAGACTTTATCCTACAGTAAGGATAGTGACCAGCTCTACTCAGtaaagagaggagcagagtaACAGGTCTAACATCGGTAAACTTGTGACATCCTGCCACTCCTTCAGTCGTAAATATGCTCACATCCCAGACTGATGAGTGACAGGCTGTCATAATTCCAACTAGATACTActacatgaaaaagaaaattacaatttttGTCTACCATTTCATTAAATTCTGACATCACTGTTACGGAGTATtggacttcctcacaaacagacccCACTCTAGAGTTCAACACCGGAGCCCCCCATGGCTTTGTGCTGATCCCCCTCCTGTTCACACTGTATACACTTGACTGCTACATTCAACAAAGAGAAATCCGTTGTGAAGTTTGCTGAGGACACTACAGTCAGTGGCTGGATTACAAACAATGATGAGACTTCCTATAAAGAGGAAGTCAATCTTGCGGCtgtattttttcagaaaactttaaaaaaggcaaattcCCATGCCAAGTACTCGTTTACTTTTACAGAGGACTAATAGAAAGCATCCGGACTGGAAACCTAACAAACTGGCATGGGATCAGCATTGAACAGCATTGCTGACGAGGTGCCTGCGAAGGGCccaaaggatattaaaagaaacaatCCACCCAATCAACCGCCTGTTtatcctgctgctgtctggcaagagatacagaagtatcagctaTTTTACCACCAGACttcagagcagcttctttcctctaGAAAAGAGACTCCTTAACCCATTCTCCGCCCTCAACCATATACTatagttttgcttttttgtgtttttcttatgtagcaAAATGGGTCTACAACTGTATTTCGTTGCGTAACCCTGTGTTTAACAGCGTTGTACTTTGATCTTAAATTGGATCGAATGCAAAATACCAACTGAGACTACGTTTTTAAAGCAAgatctttcttttatttgtgcatATGGCGATTGACTCAAAGCCTTCAGCAGGTTACACATCTAAGTCCTTAGGTGTAAACAGTTGACGGGCAGCTCATGCGTCACTGTCAAGAGCTCCACACTTTCCAGGGGTTTAGGGGCGTGCGTTGCAGGTGTTGATGTCATCATTTATACGTCTTCATGTGCCACAGTCCATCATTCAAATAGTGAACGTTCTCAATTCCAATTCCCTTGTtgactttttctctgtttgaaaagacagattaagATCAGGCATTAAAAAGGAGCCGCAAcagaaaggattttttttttgcttgtgtaAAATGTAGGAATGAAATATCTTACATGCTGTCTGCCGACATCTTCataacaccaacacaaagtGCATGTTGTTTTCCCTCCGCCATTATGGCCTGCATTCACTTGTTAAAGACAAACTTGGAAGGAATGTGAgatattttatttgtgaatttggAAGAAATATTTAACTCCCTATCATAGGGAAATTGCACAAATTATAATATCTCATATTGTGCCGCATCATGTATAAAAGGATACAACTACTGTGTCAGTTGCAGCTGGGTAGAGTTTAGCGCCTGGTGACGTCAGCCCGGGACACATGATGTTGGCTCCACTTAAGACAAATTTAATGGCTCCTTTGTCTACTTGCTGGTGTGGAAGGATGAAAGGATCTTGGAAAAGAATAGAACATTTCTGATCAGTGTGAAGAAACTCAAGCACAACCATCAAGCAGTTGGTATTAGAAGATCTTACATCTATGCAACAGTCTGAGGGTTGGGTAAAATggtccttctctctgtctgaagAAAA contains:
- the LOC129090067 gene encoding LOW QUALITY PROTEIN: transcriptional regulator Kaiso-like (The sequence of the model RefSeq protein was modified relative to this genomic sequence to represent the inferred CDS: inserted 1 base in 1 codon), which translates into the protein MPSLKLISATDTQYSTSVLKSMNEQRNHGLFCDVTIIIQDKKFRAHKTILSASSTYFHQLFSVAGQVIELNFIKAEIFEEILNYIYSSKIIRVRSDMLEELINAGQILGVRFIANLGSPLSQVKGLPGLSKETESKSDTPTEMMPIIAESFSISAEEFNQTSKPSGNDSDSEGDVMFVSQTDAQTRAANQKAVPAEVIDVDTADAGKAASKQNAESSLTVTNPKEKATTSLKTSPGKPPSISVPIPSIPNSSPLRSPDSSSNNSSSPARVSSGSAPTTPARSSNVTPEPSSASQSSETSDIMGVHKKQVSASSQQGDFKLKLLDLSDDQGGSKANKGKRSLMATPLKPLDKTPTSPKGGPNTKKTKTELEDHYELIMDWKTFYVXVLTSLRRHFNTHSWEKKYPCRYCNKVFALAEYRTKHEIHHTGERRYQCSVCNETFMNYQLLSTHCKQVHNQDPSGRKEKDETDNNLYRLLPISRDYVKVLKY
- the c1galt1c1 gene encoding C1GALT1-specific chaperone 1, with translation MLSEGGYFMKGMVMGALFCLLLSLLGSFRFGTESGTEGQHLHHHVQAPSKDELTRLSDSHMQKLSDQVQVSCIIMVQPKILIYWATALDTWSKHCDKAVFYTSESSKALEAVDLNEKDDWARLRKALQHAYENAGDMRWFFLAQATTFAIIENLKYLVLTKDPSEPFYLGSAMKSGELEYVSYESGIVLSYEALKRLVHVFQDEDKCPERGRTLWQLSEDKQLAVCLKYTGVFAENGEDSHGKGLFNSKSVDSLIKDSMNANPNNVVDGCCSDMAVTFNGMSPNQMQVMMFGVYRLRPYGHDFHDSLVFNPPKGSDND
- the mcts1 gene encoding malignant T-cell-amplified sequence 1 yields the protein MFKKFDEKENVSNCIQLKTSVIKGIKNQLLEQFPDIETWLNHIMPKKDPVKIVRCHEHIEILTVNGELLFFRQREGPFYPTLRLLHRYPFILPHQQVDKGAIKFVLSGANIMCPGLTSPGAKLYPAATDTVVAIMAEGKQHALCVGVMKMSADSIEKVNKGIGIENVHYLNDGLWHMKTYK